A genomic segment from Aegilops tauschii subsp. strangulata cultivar AL8/78 chromosome 1, Aet v6.0, whole genome shotgun sequence encodes:
- the LOC109749422 gene encoding large ribosomal subunit protein eL21z/eL21y: MPAGHGLRSRTRDLFARPFRKKGYIPLTTYLRTYKVGEYVDVKVNGAVHKGMPHKFYHGRTGRVWNVTKRAIGVEINKQVGNRIIRKRIHVRVEHVQPSRCAEEFRLRKVKNDQLKAEAKARGEVISTKRQPLGPKPGFMVEGTTIETVTPIPYDVVNDLKGGY, from the exons ATGCCGGCGGGCCACGGTCTGCGGTCGCGGACGCGCGACCTGTTCGCGCGCCCGTTCCGGAAGAAGGGTTACATCCCGCTCACCACCTACCTGCGCACCTACAAGGTCGGCGAATACGTCGACGTCAAGGTGAACGGCGCCGTGCACAAGGGTATGCCGCACAAGTTCTACCACGGCCGCACCGGACGCGTGTGGAACGTCACCAAGCGCGCCATCGGCGTTGAGATCAACAAGCAG GTTGGAAACCGCATTATCAGGAAAAGGATCCATGTCCGTGTTGAGCATGTGCAGCCATCCAGGTGTGCTGAGGAGTTCCGCCTGAGGAAAGTGAAGAACGACCAGCTCAAGGCGGAAGCCAAGGCGCGCGGTGAGGTCATCAGCACCAAGAGGCAGCCGCTCGGCCCTAAACCTGGGTTCATGGTCGAGGGTACCACAATTGAGACTGTCACTCCCATTCCCTACGATGTGGTCAATGATCTCAAGGGTGGTTACTAG